The nucleotide window TGGCCGACGAGATCTCACCGGAGATTGTCATCAACCGGGTCCTGCAGACGGTTGCCCTGCCGCAGGTGAATGCCGTACCCCAGCAAGGTCATTCGGTGCCCCCGGTGATGCAGGCCGCCGCCGCGGCTGGCGGTCGGTGAGCGATTCGGGCCCGGTGGCCCAGGAGGCGGTGGGGCCAGCTGCCGTTCATCCGCCGTCGATGCAGCGCGGAGACATCAACGATCCCAAGCTGGCGGCGGCGCTGAAGACGCTTGAGCTAACTGTGCGTCACAAGCTGGACGGTGTGCTACACGGCGACCATTTGGGCCTGCTGCCAGGTCCGGGCACCGAGCCCGGGGAGTCCCGCATTTACCAGCCCGGCGATGACGTGCGCCGGATGGACTGGTCGGTCACCGCTCGCACCACCACGCCGCACGTCCGCCAGATGATCGCGGACCGGGAACTGGAAACCTGGCTGGTGGTCGACATGTCGGCCAGCCTGGACTTCGGCACCGCGGTGTGCGAGAAGCGGGACCTCGCGGTGGCGGCGGCCGCGGCAATTTCCTATCTCAACAGCGGTGGTGGCAACCGCCTTGGGGCGTTGGTCTCCAACGGCGCAAATCTGACCCGGGTGCCGGCGCGGTCCGGTCGCCAGCATCTGCACACGATGCTGCGCACCATCGCGACCACACCCAAGGCGCCGGTCGGGGTGCGGGGTGACCTGGCGGTTGCCATCGATGCACTGCGCCGGCCGGAGCGCCGTCGCGGAATGGCCGTGATCATCAGCGACTTTCTGGGACCGATCAATTGGATGCGTCCACTGCGGGCAATCTCGGCCCGCCACGAAGTGCTGGCCATTGAGGTGCTCGATCCCCGCGATGTCGAACTGCCCGATATCGGCGACGTGATCCTGCAGGATGCCGAATCCGGCGTGACCCGCGAGTTCACCATCGATGCGCAGCTGCAGAGCGACTTTGCTCGGGCCGCCGCGGTCCACCGCGCCGAGGTTGCCCGCACGATCCGCGGTTGCGGGGCACCGGTGATGTCGCTTCGCACCGACCGGGATTGGATCGCCGACATCGTGCGTTTCGTCGCCTCCCGTCGGCGTGGGGCAATGGCGGGTCGCCGGTGACACAAACGCTCATACACATTGAGACGGGTTTGTTATGACTTTGCCGCTGCTTGGACCGATGACGCTGTCCGGCTTCGCCCATTCCTGGTTCTTTCTGTTCCTCCTTATCGTTGTCGGGTTGGTCGCGCTCTACGTGGTGCTCCAGCTGGCTCGCCAGAAGCGAATGCTGCGGTTCGCCAACATGGAATTGCTGGAGAGCGTGGCCCCGCTGCGGCCATCGCGCTTTCGGCATATTCCGGCCATCCTGCTGGCGTTGTCGCTGGTGCTGTTCACCGTCGCGATGGCCGGGCCGACGCACGACGTCCGGATTCCACGCAACCGCGCCGTGGTCATGTTGGTGATCGACGTGTCGCAATCGATGCGCGCCACCGACGTCGAACCCAACCGGATGGTCGCCGCGCAGGAGGCTGCCAAGCAGTTCGCCGACGAATTGACCCCCGGAATCAACCTTGGACTGATCGCCTATGCGGGCACGGCGACGGTCCTGGTCTCGCCGACGACAAACCGGGAGGCGACCAAGGCGGCGCTGGACAAGCTACAGTTCGCCGACCGCACGGCCACCGGGGAGGCCATCTTCACCGCCTTGCAGGCCATCGCCACCGTGGGCGCGGTGATCGGTGGCGGCGATACGCCGCCGCCGGCGCGCATCGTGTTGTTCTCCGACGGCAAGGAGACGATGCCCACCAACCCGGACAACCCCAAGGGAGCCTTTACCGCCGCCCGTACCGCCAAGGACCAAGGCGTGCCGATCTCGACGATCTCGTTCGGCACCCCCTATGGCTTCGTCGAGATCAACGACCAGCGCCAGCCCGTCCCCGTCGACGACGAGACGCTCAAGAAGGTCGCCCAACTCTCCGGTGGAAATGCTTATAACGCGGCGACGCTGGCGGAGCTGAAGGCCGTGTACGCATCGCTGCAGCAGCAGATCGGCTACGAGACCATCAGGGGCGACGCCAGCATGGGTTGGTTGCGGCTCGGTGCGCTGGTCCTGGTGCTGGCTGCGTTGGCCGCGCTGTTGATCAACCGGCGGCTGCCCACCTGACTTTGCGGGAGCGTGACGACATGGCGAAACCCGGCTCTTGAAGTCCAGATGTTGCAACGACAACGTGACTTCACGGGGCACAAGATTGTCGTGGTGTCACGTTGGCGACGAGCCGGTTACAGTCCTGCTCACATGAGGCGCTAGGTTGGCGGGGTGACTGACACGGCCACCGAGCAAATTACCGAAAGTGCCGCCGAGGGCGGAAAACCCGCATTCGTATCCCGCTCTGTCCTGGTGACGGGCGGAAACCGGGGGATCGGTTTGGCGATCGCGCAGCGACTTCTCGCCGATGGCCACAAGGTGGCCGTCACGCACCGTGGATCCGGGGCGCCGGAGGGAATGTTCGGCGTCGAATGTGATGTCACCGACAACGAGGCCGTCGATCGGGCGTTCAAAGCGGTCGAAGAACACCAGGGCCCGGTCGAGGTGCTGGTTTCCAACGCCGGTATGGCCGCCGACGCGTTCCTGATGCGGATGACCGAGGAGAAGTTTGAGAAGGTCATCGACGCCAACCTGACCGGGGCGTTCCGGGTGGCCCAGCGGGCATCACGCAGCATGCAGCGAAAGCGGTTCGGCCGAATGATCTTCATCGGATCCGTCTCCGGCAGCTGGGGCATCGGCAACCAGGCCAATTACGCAGCCTCCAAGGCAGGTGTGATCGGCATGGCCCGGTCAATCGCCCGGGAGCTGTCGAAGGTCAACGTAACCGCAAATGTGGTGGCCCCGGGCTACATCGACACCGACATGACGCGCGCGCTGGATGAGCGGATTCAACAGGGGGCGCTGGAGTTCATCCCGGCGAAGCGGGTCGGCACCGCCGCCGAGGTCGCCGGGGTGGTCAGTTTCCTGGCGTCGGAGGACGCGAGTTACATCTCCGGTGCGGTTATCCCGGTCGATGGCGGCATGGGCATGGGCCACTGATTCCAACAACACCTAAGGACGGACATGGCAGGACTGCTGGACGGCAAACGGATCCTGGTCAGCGGGATCATCACCGACTCATCGATCGCGTTTCACATCGCCCGGGTAGCCCAAGAGCAGGGCGCCCAGTTGGTGTTGACCGGCTTTGATCGGCTGCGGCTGATCCAGCGCATCGTCGATCGGTTGCCGGAGAAAGCCCCGCTACTAGAACTCGACGTGCAAAACGAAGAGCACCTGGCCACGCTTGCCGACCGGGTGACCGAGGTGATCGGCAAGGACAACAAGCTCGACGGGGTGGTGCACTCCATCGGCTTCATGCCACAGAGCGGTATGGGCATCAATCCGTTCTTCGACGCCCCCTACGAGGACGTCGCCAAAGGCATTCATATCTCCGCGTACTCCTATGCCTCGCTGGCCAAGGCGTTGTTGCCCATCATGAATCCCGGTGGCGGCATCGTCGGTATGGACTTCGACCCAACCCGGGCAATGCCGGCCTACAACTGGATGACGGTTGCCAAGAGTGCACTGGAGTCGGTGAACCGGTTTGTCGCGCGTGAAGCAGGCAAATTCGGTGTCCGTTCGAATCTTGTTGCTGCCGGGCCGATCCGGACGCTGGCCATGAGCGCTATCGTCGGTGGCGCGCTTGGCGACGAGGCCGGTGCCCAGATCCAGCTGCTCGAGGAAGGCTGGGACCAGCGAGCCCCGATCGGCTGGAATATGAAGGATCCGACGCCGGTCGCCAAGACGGTCTGCGCGCTGCTTTCTGAATGGCTGCCCGCGACAACGGGTGACATCATTTTCGCGGACGGCGGCGCACACACCCAGTTGCTGTAGTAGGCAACAGAATACCGTGGAATTTGATGCCGTCCTACTGCTGTCCTTCGGCGGGCCGGAGGGGCCTGAACAGGTGCGGCCCTTCCTGGAGAACGTCACCAGGGGTCGCGGTGTGCCGGCCGAACGGCTCGATGCGGTGGCCGAGCACTATTATCATTTCGGGGGCGTATCGCCGATCAACGGCATCAACCGTGCGTTAATCGCAGAGCTGCAAGCCGAACAGGATCTGCCGGTGTACTTCGGCAACCGAAATTGGGAACCCTATGTCGAAGACGCGGTTACGGCGATGCGGGCCAAGGGTATTCGTCGTGCAGCGGTATTCACCACCTCGGCATGGAGTGGATACTCCGGCTGCACACAGTACGTCGAGGACATAGCCAGGGCACGGCTGGCGGCCGGACCAGATGCACCCGAATTGGTGAAGCTAAGGCCCTATTTCGACCATCCGATGTTCGTCGAGATGTTCGTGGACGCGATCGCCGCGGCGGCCGAAGGCATGCCCGATGACGCGCGCCTGGTATTCACCGCTCATTCGATTCCGGTGGCTGCGGATCGGCGCTGCGGTCCGCAGCTCTACAGCCGCCAAGTCATTTATGCCGCAAAGCTGGTCGCGGCTGCTGCCGGATACGCCGACTATGACGTGGCCTGGCAGTCCCGGTCGGGCCCGCCCCGGGTTCCCTGGCTAGAGCCCGATATTGCCGACCACCTCGAAACATTGGCTGCCGCCGGCACCAACGCCGTGATCGTTTGTCCCGTCGGATTTGTCGCCGATCACATCGAGGTGGTGTGGGATCTTGATCATGAGTTGCGATCCCAGGCCGAGGCGGCGGGCATGGCATTTTCCCGTGTCCGCACGCCCAACGCCGATCGGCGATTCGCACGTCTGGCCGCGGGTTTGATCGACGAAGTCCGCCATGGCCGGGCGCCCGTCCGGGTCGGCGGCACCGATCCGGTGCCCGGCTGTCTGGCCAGTGTCGATGGGGAGCCCTGCCGTCCACCGCACTGCGTAGCACAGGCAAGCGACTAGGCGGCCACGTGGTCAGTCCGACCAGGCGGAGTGCAGGATCGCGCTAACCGCGGCCATCCGAGCCGAACGCACCACGGCGGTCAGCGGCCGCAGCGCCGCGGTGGCGACCTGGGCGTCCGATGACGATTGGGTGCCGATCCTGGCGACGATGCGGTCGGTGGTGGCGTCGGGTAGCCGGCTGAGCCCCACGCCCACCGCGATGATCGCGTCGACGTGCGCGGCGTTCTCCAATACCCGCAGGGCGCGGGTCGGCGCGTGGTCGGGAATCCGGTGTTGACGCGCGGATTCCAGCAACTGCTCGACCAGGCCGCGCGGATTGGCGACGTCGCTAGCACCCAGTCCCAGGCCCATGGTGCTTAGTGCGTCGGCGGCCGAGCGCACCGCAGAGCGCAGTGCGTATTCGGCATCACCCAGCTCGTGGTGCTCGAATACCGGCGTACCGGGCAAGGAGTACACCGTCCAGGCCAGGGCGCACAATTCGGGTGTGGCCGCGTCGTCATCGAGTGTCTCTTCGATTTCGCCGTAGGAGAATTCCGGTACCAACCCGATCGAGGTGCCGGGATCGTTCGGGTTGGTGACGATCACCGCCTCACCCGCGGCCAACGCATCGCGCTCGAACTGTGTTCCGGCCGCCAATCCACGCACATCGCCTGGCACCGGCAATACCACATTGATCGTTCCGCGCAATCGATCCGCGCTACCGGGCTCGGCGATGGTCGACCGGCCCACTGCGGCTCGCAGCGTCTGCAGCAGTGACACCGTACCCGCATTGTGCACATCGGGCCATGGCAGACCCGTGTGGCCAGCCGCCACGGCATCATAGGCGGTGACCGATTGCGTTGGCGCCCATAGTGATAATGCGTCCAAGAAGTCGTCGGGCGCTGCCTTACCCGCGAGCCAGGCATTGGCCCACATGGACAGCGAAACACTGGGACACCACATGGTCTCGCAGTGTAGTTGCTCGCCGCGGTTGAGGCGGATCACGCGTATCCTGTGGCCATGCCCGTCGCGCTGATCTGGCTGATCGCAGCGTTGGTACTCGCCGGCGCGGAGGCATTGACCGGCGACATGTTCTTGCTGATGCTCGGTGGCGGCGCGCTTGCGGCCGCGGCGAGCAGCTGGCTTGCGGACTGGCCGGTATGGGCGGACGGAATCGTGTTTCTGATCGTCTCGGTGCTGCTGCTGTCGCTGGTTCGACCCACGTTGCGCCGGCGGCTGGCACCGGGCAAAGGCCTGCGGATGGGCATCAAGGCGCTGGAGGGCAAGAATGCGCTGGTGCTCGATCGGGTCGCTCATGATGCGGGCCAGGTGAAAATTGACGGCGAAGTGTGGACGGCACGCCCGCTAAACGAGGGGGACGTGTTCGAACCGGGTGATTCGGTGACGGTGGTGCACATCGAAGGCGCCACCGCGGTGGTGTTCAGGGACGTATAGCAACTCGAGAGAGGTATGCCGGTGGAAGATGCGGTGGTTGGTCTGGTGTTTCTGGCTGTCCTGGTGATATTTGCCATCATCGTGGTTGCCAAATCAATCGCGCTGATACCGCAGGCGGAGGCCGCGGTGATCGAACGGTTGGGTCGGTACAGCCGCACGGTCAGCGGGCAACTGACGCTGCTGGTGCCGTTTATCGACCGCGTGCGCGCCCGCGTCGATCTGCGCGAGCGAGTGGTGTCCTTCCCGCCGCAGCCCGTCATTACCGAGGACAATCTGACCCTCAACATCGACACTGTGGTGTACTTCCAGGTCACGGTCCCGCAGGCGGCGGTATACGAAATCAGCAATTACATCGTCGGCGTCGAGCAGCTGGCCACGACCACGCTGCGCAACGTCGTCGGTGGGATGACGTTGGAGCAGACGCTGACTTCCCGAGACCAGATCAACGCCCAGCTGCGCGGCGTGCTCGACGAAGCGACGGGCCGCTGGGGCCTGCGAGTAGCGCGGGTGGAGCTGCGCAGCATCGACCCACCGCCGTCGATTCAGGCGTCGATGGAAAAGCAGATGAAGGCCGACCGGGAGAAGCGGGCGATGATCCTGACCGCCGAAGGCACACGAGAGGCGGCGATCAAACAAGCAGAGGGCCAGAAGCAGTCGCAGATCTTGGCCGCCGAGGGCGCCAAGCAAGCCGCCATCCTGGCCGCCGAGGCTGACCGGCAGTCCCGGATGTTGCGCGCCCAAGGTGAACGTGCCGCTGCCTACCTACGGGCGCAGGGTGAGGCCAAAGCGATCGAGAAGACGTTCGCCGCGATCAAGGCCGGCCGACCGACTCCGGAGATGCTGGCCTATCAGTACCTGCAGACCCTGCCGGAGATGGCGCGCGGTGATGCCAACAAAGTATGGGTCGTGCCGAGCGACTTCAATGCCGCGTTGCAAGGCTTTACCCGGATGTTGGGCAAGCCCGGGGAGGATGGCGTGTTCCGGTTCGAGCCTTCGCCAGCCGACGACGCGCCCAAGCACGTTGCCCAAGGTGAAGACGACGAGGTCGCCGATTGGTTTTCCACCGAGACCGACCCGACGATCGCCCAGGCGGTTGCCAAGGCCGAGGCGATAGCCCGTAAGCCGGTCGAGGGCCCGCTGGGCCAGCCACCACAACTCGGGCAGTACAACCGGTGACCGCCCTGACGTCACCGAAAACCTATGTGGCGCTGGGCGCGTTTCAGGCCGGCGATGCGGTGGCTTGCGCGATTCCGTTGCCTGCGATTGCCAAGATCCTGGACGATTTGGGTGTCCCGGACACCGTTCGCCCGGTTTTTCCGGTGGTCAAGGCCGCCGCTGCGGTCGGTTTGCTGTCGGTGACCCGATTCCCCGCCCTGGCAAGGCTGACGACGGCCATGCTGACGTTCTATTTCGTGCTGGCGGTGGGTGCGCATGTCCGTGCGCGGGATCGGCTGGTCAACATGATTCCGGCGGCGTCATTTCTGACGCTATACGCGCTGATGACGGTGAAAGGGCCGGAGCGCAGCTAGGCGAGTTGTAGCTCGACCATCGATAGCGCCGTATTGGCTTCGGTGATTTCGGTGCCGAGGGTTTCCTCGAGTATTGGTTTGAACTGCTCCCAGGCGCGGGTGTGCCGGCTGCGGTAGACGCCCAGTGTGCGGTCGGCTTCGTCCTGGTCGAGGATGCGTGCCATGGCCGGGGCGGGCGCGCGGCTGCCGGCGTAGACGCGTACCCGCGGGTTGGCCTCGATGTTGCGGAACCATTGGGCCTTGCGGCCGAAGCCGGAGGCGATGACGTAGCTGTCGGGGGTGGGGTGATCGATGACTTCCAACACCGCGTATCGGCGCGCGCCGGATTTGCGGCCGACGTGTTCGAGCATCAGGATCCGCGACCCGAACACCGCGCCGGCCCTGGCCTTGTAGATCCAGATTGGCGCGCGCATGAGAAAGCGCGAGCGCAGTATCCGGGCGCCGGTCTTGGCGAAGAGTGACATGGCTACCTCCATTTCTGTTTTCTGCTGGGTCAGGTGCCGATAAGACCGTCGCGATAGATCGTGAACACTTCGCCCGCCCAGCGGCGCATGCCCGCGCCCGATAGGGGGTCGACGCCGAGCACTTCGGTCAGCCGGGGCCGCAGGGTCAGCACGGCCAGATCGTTGACGAGCAGGAAGGCCGCTCGCACCGCTGAATCCTCGCCGGGACTGGCGATTCCGGCCGACACCATCTGGTCCAAAGCGTTTTGGCTGAGTCGGAACAGGCGCTCGAACAAATCCGCCCCGGCGCGACCGCCGGTGATCAGCAGCCGGCCCAGGTACGCGGGGATAGCCGATGCTGGCGGCAGGTGGGTTGCCAGGCCATCGAGCAGGCTAGGTACGGCTGCCACATCGAGTCCGCCCGTCCCGGTCTGCTGGGTCATCTGGACCAGAAGTAGCTCGAAGGTCGTGACCACGTGCTGGTCGACGGCCTCGATCAGCCCGTCCTTGGAGCCGTAGTGCCGAATGAGCAGGGCTGGGGAGACTCCGGCTGCGGTTGCGATGTCGCGCATGGTGACCGCGTCGGGACCGCGGCGGGCGAACAGTTGCAGCGCTTCGTCACGGATCCGTGCCCGCGCTGTGCGATCGTCCGGCTGGGGTGAATACATGTTTACAATACTAAACAACCGTTTAGTTCAATGCCATTTGGAATCCGTGGTAGCCCGCCTGGATGCGGGTCGTTGGGGTTGCCGAGTGGTTGGTGTTCGGGACCGGAAACGCGATGACGACGGCGTCCCGGGGGCGGCCGTCGGGCCGAGGACCGGGACCCGGTAGCGACCGACCGCGCGGGGCGGCTCCGGCGCCCACCCGCGCGGTCGGTTCGCCCAACCGAGGTTTTCTGCCTCACCTCAGCGTCCCTGCGGGCCTCAGGTGTGCGGCCCCGGGGTGCTGGGTGCAGGCGATGCCGGGCCCCCGGGCGCGGGTGCCGGTGCTTGCACTCCCGGTATTTGGCCAGGCGCAGGGGCACCGGGCGGAGGGCCGGAGCGGAATCCGGGTCCACCTGGCGGTGGCGGCAGCATGGGTGGTCCACCTGGCATCGGTCCCCGCTGCAATCCCGCACCAGGATGGGGCGCCGGTGGCAAGCCCATGGGCGCCATTTGCGATGCGATTGGACCTCGCGGCATGGGCGGCGGCGGGGGAGACCCGAAAGCGAAGGCCCAGAGGAAGAGCGATGCACCGGCGCTGGCCACCGCACCGGTGACCAAGCCGATCAACCCGGCGCCGACCACCACCCCGGTGGAGTAGCGACGACGCGGCCGATCTGGCTGGGCGGTGGGTGCGGGCGGGGGGACGGCGCCCGGGTGCCCGGTATGGGCGCCGATATTCGGATTTGTGTCACCGTCTTCGGTAGTCATGCTGACCTCCACTTCATGGGTTGTTGGCGATCTCGTTGGTTGGCAATCGAGACCGTAATGACCGAACTTGAAGTGGATCTGAAGAATTTCGACGCGTTTAGGGGCCCGGGGGCGGGGGCGGCGCGGGTAAGCCGCTGGGCGTCGATTGCGGCGGCGGCGTCGAGGTCGCCGTTCCTGGAGGCAGCGGCGGGTAGCTTACCGTCGGTGTCGACGACGGATACAGCGGCGGGGGTAGCTCGACTCGTACGGTCCAGACCAGGCCGGTTATCGCGAAAGCTGCCATTGCGCCGAGCACCATGCCCGCCATTGTGGCGCCGATCACCACGGCCGTGGAATGGCGCCGGGTGCGGCTGTCGATCGCGGTTGCACGGGTGCCCGATTTGATGTCTGGGTTGGCGTCGCCAGCGTTCATGTCGCTTCCCATCTCGTTGTGGTGGGCTGAGCGAGATCGATGAGACCGAAAGCAACTCGCAAACGACTCTAGAAACATGGCGTGCTTCAGGCTGATCTCAGGACAGCGAGCTAACAATAGGGCCATGACCGAATGTTCGCGTCCGGACCGGACCAGCATCCGTTCGGCGGGTCCGGCTGGAGGCCGGACCGATCAATTCAGTGTCGGCACGCCGCGGGTGCTGGTGGTCGAGGATTCCGAGACCATCCGCGAAATGGTCAGCGAGGCCCTGACCGACGTCGGTTACCACACCGACGCTCGTTGCGACGGAGATGGACTGGAAGATCTGCTGGACGGCCTGCGGCCGGATCTGGTGGTCCTGGACGTGATGCTGCCTGGCCGTGACGGGTTCGCGCTGATCGACGTTATCCGCGAATGGGGCGACATCGGCATCGTGTTGATCACCGCGCGCGATGGTCTACCGGACAGGTTGCGCGGCCTGGACGGCGGCGCCGACGACTACGTGATCAAACCTTTCGAGCTCGCCGAACTCGTGTCGCGGGTTGGAGCTGTGTTGCGGCGGCGCGGGCGCCTGCCTCGGGTGGTTCAGTTGGGCGAGCTGATGCTCGACGTGGATGCCGGGGCGGCCGCGCGAGATGGACACCGACTGGATCTGACGGCCACCGAGCTGCGGCTGCTGGCTTTCCTCGTGGAGCAGCGTGGCCGGATAGTCAGCGCCGGACAGATCCTCAACGCGGTCTGGGGCTACGACGCCTATGACCCCAACCTGGTGCAGGTGCACGTCAGCGGACTGCGCCGCAAACTCGAGGCGCACGGACCGCGGATTTTGCACACCGTCCGAGGGATCGGCTACCGACTGCAGCCGCAGCGGCCATGAGCCCCTCCGCAGCGAGCCCGTCGAATGTCGCCGAACCGGCGACACCGACGCCGTCGCTGCAGCGGCGAGTCACGGTTCTGGTAGTGATGCTGCTCGCGGTGCTGTTGCTGGTGCTGGGCACCATCATCGACGTCAGCCTCGGTATTCAGGCTCGTCGGAACCTGCACGACCGGTTGGTTGCCGCTACCTCACGTGCCGATGCGCTGGTGGCCGCGCAGACTTCGCCAGAGCTGATCGCCGCCGAGCTCAACGGCGGCGGTGTGCGGGCGCTGCTGGTCACCGACGACGGCACCACTTACGGTGACCCCGGTATCAGTGCGGACACCACTGCGGGACCCACCATCCCACCGCCCCCGGGGCCGCCGCCTCCGGCTCCGCCCGGTCCGCATCCAGGACCTCCGCCCGCTCTGCCGCCGCCTCCGCCGCCACCGCCGGGGGGGCCGCCGGATGCCACCGCGACCGTGGTGGTGCACCCACTGCCCGAGGGTGGACGAGTGATCTTGGTTGCCGACACCACCCAGACCACGCAGGTGACCCGCCAGCTACGCCAACTCATGGTCGGTGCCGGTCTGGCGACCCTGGTGGTGGCGGCCCTGCTGTTGGTGGTCGTCAGCCGCGCGGCGCTGCGGCCGTTGGATCGGCTTACCGCGCTGGCCAAAGACATCACGATCGGTGATCGCGGCCGGCGGCTGCGCCCCGATCGCATCGATACCGAACTCGGGCGTGCGGCCAGTGCATTCGACGGGATGCTCGATGCATTGGAAGCCTCTGAGCTGCGGGCCCAGCAATCGGCGGATGCCGCGCAACGTGCCGAGAGCGCCACCCGGCAATTCCTCGTCGACGCCGCGCACGAATTGCGCACCCCGATCGCCGGTATCCAGGTTGCCGCCGAACAACTTGCCACCACTGCCAGACAACAGGAATCCGATCCTGCGGCGCGTGGTCAGTACCGTCGGGCGAGCCTGTTGCAGTCCGATGCGCGCCGCGCCGGACGCCTCGTGGCCGACATGCTGGATCTGAGTCGAATCGACGCTGGCCTTCCCCTGGATGTCCAAGACTCCGATCTGGCCGCGATCGTCGACGCCGAAGTCCAACGGACGGCAATGATGGCGCCGCAGATCGAGGTCGTCCGGACCGGCCGCACCGGACTGCACGTGCGAGCAGATCCGACTCGGGTGGCCCAGATCCTGTCCAACCTGCTCGACAACGCGCGCAGGTACACCC belongs to Mycobacterium basiliense and includes:
- a CDS encoding sensor histidine kinase; the encoded protein is MSPSAASPSNVAEPATPTPSLQRRVTVLVVMLLAVLLLVLGTIIDVSLGIQARRNLHDRLVAATSRADALVAAQTSPELIAAELNGGGVRALLVTDDGTTYGDPGISADTTAGPTIPPPPGPPPPAPPGPHPGPPPALPPPPPPPPGGPPDATATVVVHPLPEGGRVILVADTTQTTQVTRQLRQLMVGAGLATLVVAALLLVVVSRAALRPLDRLTALAKDITIGDRGRRLRPDRIDTELGRAASAFDGMLDALEASELRAQQSADAAQRAESATRQFLVDAAHELRTPIAGIQVAAEQLATTARQQESDPAARGQYRRASLLQSDARRAGRLVADMLDLSRIDAGLPLDVQDSDLAAIVDAEVQRTAMMAPQIEVVRTGRTGLHVRADPTRVAQILSNLLDNARRYTPAGGSITVDLRTVRGVTEVTVTDSGPGVPEDERYRIFERLVRLDAGRTRDHGGAGLGLPIARALARAHGGELACLPHDGGARFRLSLPAAGRP